One stretch of Sander lucioperca isolate FBNREF2018 chromosome 13, SLUC_FBN_1.2, whole genome shotgun sequence DNA includes these proteins:
- the LOC116060366 gene encoding olfactory receptor 146-like — MENYTYNSYTLQLEGLIVSKESTYPVFFLFFFSYLFIIVANVGIAVLVFIDKNLHQPMYVLFCNLTLNDVLGNSIMVPRLLLEMLRPPSERIITYNECVVQAFTTHMFGTTSHTVLMIMAFDRYVAICNPLRYAAIMTNKMVIKLTVCAWGVAFVLVGILLGLTIRLNRCRTLIQNPYCDNASLFKLSCEDVSINNVYGLAFTVVLFTSSIGSIVLTYTKIAVVCLTSNNKSLNSKALKTCSTHLVVYLIMAFSGMSNIVLHRFPQYTDYRKLSSIMFHIIPGSLNPIIYGLQSKEIRRFLSNLKFKKVLPSL; from the coding sequence ATGGAAAACTACACCTACAACAGCTACACACTCCAGCTGGAGGGGTTAATTGTTTCAAAAGAGTCTACGTACCCTGtctttttcttgttctttttctCCTACCTGTTTATAATTGTAGCAAATGTAGGTATTGCTGTTCTGGTTTTCATTGACAAAAATCTTCACCAGCCCATGTATGTCCTTTTTTGCAACCTGACCTTAAATGATGTACTTGGAAATTCTATCATGGTGCCCCGTTTGCTTTTAGAAATGTTGCGTCCTCCCTCTGAGCGCATCATCACTTATAATGAATGTGTGGTCCAAGCTTTTACAACACACATGTTTGGCACCACTTCCCACACAGTGCTCATGATTATGGCCTTTGACAGATATGTGGCCATCTGCAATCCCCTGCGCTATGCTGCCATAATGACCAACAAAATGGTGATCAAGCTGACAGTTTGTGCCTGGGGAGTGGCCTTTGTGTTGGTTGGGATTCTGCTCGGTCTGACCATACGGCTGAACCGATGCAGGACTCTGATCCAAAACCCTTACTGTGACAATGCCTCACTGTTTAAACTCTCCTGCGAGGATGTGTCTATTAATAATGTCTATGGCCTCGCTTTCACTGTAGTTCTGTTCACAAGTTCTATAGGCAGCATTGTTCTCACCTATACTAAGATTGCAGTAGTGTGTCTCACCAGTAATAACAAGTCTTTGAACAGTAAAGCCTTGAAGACCTGCAGCACCCATCTGGTTGTATATCTGATTATGGCATTTAGTGGAATGTCTAACATTGTTCTGCATCGCTTCCCTCAGTACACAGACTACAGGAAACTCAGTAGCATTATGTTTCATATCATCCCTGGCAGCCTCAACCCCATTATTTATGGTTTGCAGTCCAAAGAGATACGAAGATTCCTGTCCAATTTGAAGTTCAAGAAAGTATTGCCATCATTGTAA